In Oceanotoga teriensis, a single window of DNA contains:
- a CDS encoding flavodoxin family protein — MKTLIFFGSARKNGHTKQMLDVLTDQLDHEFEIIDAYNTHVSPCKDCRFCWHKKNCAIKDDMQEIYKKIEEANNIVFASPMYFHTVTGPLKIIIDRLQVYWASHVRKDKPDHFLRKGAIIMVGGAPDFDIQFDAGNQVLSNVLKDLDSNLIGSVTLSNSDRDSIESKPFLKDELKQLAQKLNIE; from the coding sequence ATGAAAACTTTGATTTTTTTTGGTTCAGCAAGAAAAAATGGCCATACTAAACAAATGTTAGATGTTTTAACTGATCAATTAGATCATGAATTTGAAATAATAGATGCTTATAACACTCATGTATCTCCTTGTAAAGATTGTAGATTCTGTTGGCATAAAAAAAATTGTGCGATAAAAGATGATATGCAAGAGATCTACAAAAAAATTGAAGAAGCAAACAATATTGTTTTTGCTTCACCAATGTATTTTCATACAGTAACTGGTCCATTAAAAATAATAATCGATAGATTACAAGTTTATTGGGCAAGTCATGTAAGAAAGGATAAACCTGATCATTTTTTAAGAAAAGGTGCAATTATAATGGTTGGAGGCGCTCCAGATTTTGATATTCAATTTGATGCCGGTAATCAAGTTCTTTCTAATGTATTAAAAGATTTAGATTCTAATTTAATAGGCTCAGTTACCCTTTCAAATTCTGATAGAGATTCTATAGAGTCAAAGCCATTTTTAAAAGATGAATTAAAACAATTAGCTCAAAAATTAAATATTGAATAA
- the mch gene encoding methenyltetrahydromethanopterin cyclohydrolase: MLSVNERSFELVKKLLSDPEKYKINIHKIKEATIIDCGVNVCGSWECAKLMTEILYGGLNKINYETFPLAIDDVYYNAVHVYSDYVVLQQAGCNISGWELKPGKFAPVLAGPGRLISRKDNDWFKKYSDYSDKYHKAILTAEMSRIPSENEVIDLIEASGVEAKDVYILVASSGSIACSVEVSARIIEQSLHRLKEEGFNLKNIIEAHGFCVIPPVVKDDLLAMGRLNDCLIYGGQCTFTVDCEDIEISSIINKITSDKCKSYGAMFKDIYEENGCDFYKVPMEMYSPAKVVIINQKTGKIFKSGKINVEILSKSFNFFK, translated from the coding sequence ATGCTTAGCGTAAATGAAAGATCTTTCGAATTAGTAAAAAAACTTTTATCAGATCCAGAAAAATATAAAATAAATATTCATAAGATAAAAGAAGCCACAATTATTGATTGCGGTGTAAATGTTTGTGGTAGTTGGGAATGTGCTAAATTAATGACTGAAATTCTTTATGGTGGATTAAACAAAATAAATTATGAAACTTTTCCATTAGCAATTGATGATGTATATTATAATGCTGTACATGTTTACTCCGATTATGTAGTTTTACAGCAGGCAGGTTGTAATATTTCTGGTTGGGAATTAAAACCTGGTAAATTCGCACCTGTTTTAGCTGGTCCTGGAAGACTTATTTCAAGAAAAGATAATGATTGGTTTAAAAAATATTCTGATTACTCTGATAAATATCATAAAGCTATTTTGACCGCTGAAATGAGTAGAATTCCTTCTGAAAATGAAGTAATAGATCTAATAGAAGCAAGTGGAGTTGAAGCAAAAGATGTTTATATTCTTGTTGCTTCAAGTGGAAGTATTGCATGTTCAGTAGAAGTTTCTGCAAGAATTATAGAACAATCTTTACATAGACTAAAAGAAGAAGGTTTTAATTTAAAAAATATTATTGAAGCGCATGGTTTTTGTGTAATACCGCCTGTAGTAAAAGATGATTTATTAGCAATGGGTAGACTAAATGATTGTTTAATTTATGGTGGACAGTGTACTTTTACTGTTGATTGTGAAGATATAGAAATAAGTTCAATAATAAATAAAATAACTTCTGATAAATGTAAATCATATGGGGCAATGTTTAAGGATATATATGAAGAAAATGGATGTGATTTTTACAAAGTTCCTATGGAAATGTATTCTCCAGCTAAAGTAGTTATTATAAATCAGAAAACAGGTAAAATCTTTAAATCTGGAAAAATAAATGTTGAAATACTTTCTAAATCTTTTAACTTTTTTAAATAA